A region of the Myxococcales bacterium genome:
TTCGGGTTGAAGGCCGAGAGATGAGCGTAAAAGGAGACGTACCCCCCCGCGTGGCGAATCTTCACGAGATTTCCGAATCCACCGCTGATGCCCTGAAAGATCACGGTTCCGTCGGCCACGCTCCACAACGGAGTGCCCGTCCGCGCGGCGTAGTCGATGCCGTGATGGGGACGCACGACCTTGAGGATGGGGTGATTGCGCGCAGCACTGTAATCGGAGCTGATGCGATTGAACTTCAGTGGAGCCGCGAGATACTCCTGCTCCACCGTTTCACCGTCGGGACGGAAGTAGCTCCCGATGCCGTCGAGTTCCTCGAAGTACACCGCAGTGTGTTCACCGATCGAACCCTTGAACTGCGCCGCGAGTATGCGTCCGGGACGAACGTAGACCTCGTCGCCGTCTTCCTCGCGGTAGAGCTGCTCGTACAAGATCGTGTAGCCGTCGCCCACCTTGAGTTGCCGAGTGAAGTCGATATCCCAGGCAAAGATATCCGCAAACGCGCTGGCGAGGACGGGATCGTGGCCCAGGCCTCGAATGCTCTTGTACAGCGAGGTTTGGACCGTGCCCTGCATCCGAATGACACGCGGTTGTAGCGGGGAGGCTTCACGCGTTACCCGGTAGTCATCTTTCGTGCGCGTCAACACGATGCTCTCGTCTGGGGCGGTGCGATAGCGAAAGCGAACGAGTTCCCCATCGGCGTCCAGCGTGAGCCTGAAGCCATCGCCGGGCCGCGATTTTCGGAAATCGAACTCCGGTCGAATCTGTTGATCGATCGTCCGCAACACCTGAGCGGAGACG
Encoded here:
- a CDS encoding M23 family metallopeptidase, with translation MITSSGAGLEANEVEKIHRTGAVGQFAPIEINSLPPHRPFVDEVPRKDSQTAKAEPIRVAMVPRKSAATSRRGMQPAKPSPSAKEFSVIKGKLSAGQSLSRLLRARGVSAQVLRTIDQQIRPEFDFRKSRPGDGFRLTLDADGELVRFRYRTAPDESIVLTRTKDDYRVTREASPLQPRVIRMQGTVQTSLYKSIRGLGHDPVLASAFADIFAWDIDFTRQLKVGDGYTILYEQLYREEDGDEVYVRPGRILAAQFKGSIGEHTAVYFEELDGIGSYFRPDGETVEQEYLAAPLKFNRISSDYSAARNHPILKVVRPHHGIDYAARTGTPLWSVADGTVIFQGISGGFGNLVKIRHAGGYVSFYAHLSAFNPNLAVGQKVKQKQVIGYVGQTGLATGPHVCFRVTKFGKYVNPAHLNHGRPVQRSVADAQWADFQIVRDQLLLGLRDGPTQDFAGNAL